The sequence ACCAAGGGCTTGCGGCCCAGCACGCGGTCTGGGGCACTGAGGCCGCCAGCGCCGAAGTTGCTCCAGATCCCGGATCCGTAATAGTCCTCCAAAAGATCACGACCGACATCGGGGGTGACGCAGAACGTTTCCATGTTCAAACGCCCGCTGCGGTCGCCGAGGCGCGTGCTGGCCGTGTATTTCCGATTTGAATTTGACGTGAAGGCGAGGTTCATTGGGACGATCTCCCCTTCGTGGTAGACGGTCTTGCCATCTTTAAGGGACAGTCGGAGGATTACGTCCTTGGCAATAGGTACATACCAATCTCGTATTTTGACAACTGCGTTTGACGATACGCCAGTAATTCCTTGCGACGCCAAGGTACAAAGAGAAACGTCAACCTCTGCTTTTGCCGGTAACGCCATCCAGCAGTACGACAAAAGGATGGCACTGTAGCAATACCGTTTCGGCTTCCCGATCATACTTACCAACTTCCGGCGAAGAACCACGCCCATCTTCAGGAGCTACTCGTTAACACTATGCGACCGTATTGGAAGTTTTGATATAGCACCTTAATGCCAGCGCGCCACGTTACGGTCCGTTAGAATCCTGCAAAGGCCGACCAATGAATATTCGCCCTGAGAGCCTCCGTGCTGACTTGAGTCAACTTGCTGAACTCCTGCACCGGTATGGTCACGATGGTCAGGCCGCCGTGGTGGACGAAATTCTGGCTACTCTTGAAACGCCAACCCCGGACTACACACACTTGGCGAGTATCGACATGTGGGGAGGCTCAGGAGCGGTCTGGGAGGTGTCCCTCATCCCCTCCACAATGCAGGCGGCAGTCCGCGCCGACGAGATAATCTTCCGCAACGCGATCATCCGAATTGCAGCCGCTATGGATCAGATGAAAATAGGAACTGAGCGCACTCGTTTCATTGCGAAGACATTCCAAGGATGGCTGGACAAGGGCCTCTGAGCGTGCCCAATACGGACGAGGGTTAGAAACTGTAGTTGGTGAAATCGCCTGATTACAACCGTTAAGACAACGACCGCTTTGCTAGAGAGACCGCTGCGGCTGATTGTCGGCCGGAAAATGCCTCTTCCACATCCACGCGCCGAACCAATAGCCCCCTGCTAGCCAGATAGGCAGCCCGACAAGGAGGCTAAAGCCGATTTCGTGCGGCGGCGGCAGGGTCCATCCGAATTTGTTGTGCCATTGGTGGATCGTCGTTATGACGAAGCAAAATAGGCCCCAACCCAATCCCCTCGTGAGTATGAACTTCTTGCGACCTTCGGCGAGAGTCTTGATGTGCCATGCGATTTGTCTCGAACTCAGTGGCGACGAACTAAATAGTCTCATGGGGTTAGTTACGAAATCCTTTTGGCTCTTGACCACTCTATGACGACGCGATTGTACACGCGATGGCAACTCGGGTCACTTGTTGGAGTAACATCGGCGGGTGGCCCAGACGCTCGAGGGGCACCCCTCCTCCGGAGTTAACTGGGCCACCCGTAGGCCTCCGATGCGGACGACTCCATGAGTGTAGTCGCCAGTTTCCGTCACCTATCTAGGACTTGGAGCAGCCAACGAGATACCTTGGCGTATACTTTCCGAGGCGAAGAGTATGAAATTACAAAGGGTTTTTCGCTGTCCCGCTTGCAGTGGCGCGCTGGATTCGCGCATGATCACCCGCATGCTCTTTGATTGCCCTCACTGCGGCGAGACCATTCGAGTGAACCGGTGGCGCGGGCTTCGATTGATGTCTGCAGCGATTCGAGCTGCAGTGTTCGCTGGGATGGTGGTCGCTGCAGCCAAATTGCGGGTCTATCACTGGTCGTTTTGGCAGATGTTTGCTGCTTTCTTCGGGGTCTTAACGCTTTCCGACGAATGGGATTCCATTGCTTTCGCTCTATTCCCACCCTCTGGTCTCGAACGTGTCGAGTCACCCATATTGACTCTTCAAATAGGTCGGACCACTTAGCGAATATGGCTTTGCTGGCTGCGGGAGTCGTTAGGACTATCTGGAGACTTCGCAGTAGAATTCTGCTCGTCGTGAATGTTGTCTTTCGCCGTCGACTTCATTGCTGCATCGTCGCCACGATTCTCTGCGCGGCCCCGTGTGCCCTCACTGAAATCAACCCACCATTAGAGGGCCCCGCCGAAACCTGGTTCAATGGACCCGAACGCCAAGACTTCCCGTGGCGCGTGAAACTCAGCCAGACCGAATTGACGTTTCAGCAGCGGCATTATGTTCGAGTCGGAATTGGTTTTCGTGTTGCCGACTTGATTCGGGCGGGCGCTTCTTTCAACGATCTCTACCTGGTCGTCAGGTTGTCAGACAAAGATGGACACTGGCTTCCCGGTCAGTCCTATGGCCATTTTCATGTTCCTGCCGACGCTTCGCCGAAAGATGGCCTTCAGTCCACAACCCACCTGTTTGTCCGCGCAGGCGATTACAAGATCGCTGTCATGGCCTACGACTCCGTTCATCGTCGCGGAAATCTTTGGAGAGGGGACCTTCACGTAAGCACACCCGGGAGTGATCCTCTGCCGGGCATCGAAGAAGATCTGCCAGCAGTACAGTTCCTGACCTCGGATGCACTCACACGGCTACCACCCGAAACCACAATCTCTTCCGTGGTCAGTCTGTATCCCCGGCCGTTGGGTGAGGGAGAACTTCGGCTGACCGTGGCGAATGCTCATCCAGTGCTGGTTGACATCGTCGTCGTAAATCCGATGTCCTACCTATCGGAGCTGGTCCCCATCAGCAATGTGCTATCGCAAATGCGGTTGAAATCGGGGTGCGTTCGCGCCAGCGCGCTTGATCTTTTCAGCCGCATTGTTCTTCCCGATCGCCAGGACGCGCGCACAGTCGACTGGGCGATGGTTGCAAAAGCGATGCCTCCCTACCCCATTTCACCGTATGCGAACGATGCCAAAGTGCTTATTGGCGAGTCCCAGGAGCCAGCGTTCTTTGTTCATAGTCTGGAACAGTTATCCGACACGTCGAAGGCTTGCCAGATAGCCGATCCCGCGCCATTGCACGTTCTCATCATCGTCAGTGAGTCGTACCATTTCGTCCAGAGGGCCGAAAGGCTACGGGTAAACCCCTCGCGACTGCCGGGGGTCCTGTGCTACAACCTTAGGCATCGCGCTGATGCAGTGTTTGGCTGGGAGGAGCTTTCGAAGGTTATCGAACCATTGCATCCGGTTACTCTCACTGTCTCCAACCCCTTGCAATTCCGTAAGGCCTTAGCCAATCTCATCGCCGGAATCGAAAGAGCATCCCGGGAACTGCCGCCGGCGAAACGGTGACCCTCACTGCTGACACGTTCCATTTTCAACTTCCATGCCTTGGGCGGGTGGCCCAGACGCTCGAGGGGCACCCTCCAAAGTTAACTTGGCCGCCCGCCAATCCGCAGTCGGCAAAGAGCCAATGCGTAACCTGTTAATAACAGTTAGTCAAAAGTGGTGATACGCTACCGTTCATGGCAGAGGTGAAACGCTTCGCAGTAATTCAATTGCCAGAGTTGAAATGGTCCGCACCACTTCAATTGCCCTCTAGCCGGTTTCGTCTATTTGTCGCCGCCGATAGCAGCGCCACTAGCACCGATGCGATTTCCGAATTTACCTCAGCGGCTCTGAGCAGAGGGATGGTCTACTTTTGTGCTTGGGGCCCCGGCTGCGAGAGGTTTCACGACATCGTGGACGAGGTTATAGTCATGGACGACATTGACGAGCGTAGATTCGTCGGGCCGACCGGAAGTGACCATGTGATGACTACTTGGCACAACGATCAATCCTTAGAAGTAGCGCTCGATTTCTTTGCAACTTGGGCCATCCCCACGGACGGTTTCAAGGTCGATAGCGGTTTTCGACTCGTGATATGTGTGGGCAACCAAGTCTGGGCAGAAACTGCAACCCGATTTCTTCAATCGATCGAGTCTTTCGCTTAATTGTTGAAATATCGCGGAGTTATCGCAAACTGTTCAAGCCAGCATCTTGTTCATCTCGGCATGCGGCACTCCGCTGTCGAGAGCACTATACGTGCCGGACGCTTTCAGTTCTTCGGCCATTCGCACCAGCAGTCCGAGCGTAGCGCGCATCGGCCCTGAGCCCAGACTCACCCGCGCCACGCCGAGCGCTTCGAGTTCGGGGATCGTCGGCGATCCCGGCATGGCCAGAATGTTCACTGGACATTGCAGGTCTTTCACCAGCCGTCCTATTGTCTCCGGATCAGTCACGCCGGGGGCGAACACGCAATCCGCGCCGGCATCGCGATACGCGAGTAACCGGCGGAGAGCCTCGGGATATTGGATCTTCGGATCGCCCGCTCCCTGCAGGTACACGTCGGTGCGGGCATTGACCACGATCGGCACGCGCATTTCGGCAGCGACCACGCGCACCGCTTTGATCTTTTCGACTGCCACGGGAATCTCGAGCAGCGACCGGTCCGAATCGCCTGTCCGATCTTCAAGGTTCATTCCAATGGCTCCCGCATCAATTAACGCGCGTGTCGTGCGTGCTGCGTCCTCGGGTGTCCGCCCATAGCCTGCCTCGATATCGGCGGAAACCGGCAAGTCCACGGCGCGGGCGATCCGAGCGATCCGGGCAATCATTTCTTCGGGCGAAATCTTCTGGCCGTCGGGATAGCCCAGCGAAAACGCAATGCCCGCCGAAGTCGTAGCCAGCGCTGGAAATCCAGCCGCAGCGATGATGCGTGCGCTGGCCACGTCCCACACGTTAGCCAGCACCAGTGCGCGTGGACCGCGATGCAACTGCCGGAACTGCAGAGCTTTTTCGGTTTGCGAACTCATAGGGATGTTGATGTCAGGAATGGCCGGTCGGTTTCACTTTCCGCCAATGTTGATTGCTGGGTTCGCGAGATTGGTCTACTCGCCGCGCGCTTTCTTTTTCATGCGCTCGACAAAACTCGGAACATGCACCACCGCGCGGCCAACCGTTCCGCGCCCGATTTCCTGCACTCCGTCGTGCGCCTCGACCCGCATGATGTAAAACCGTCCATCGAACGATTCCAGTTCGGCCGTCGCTCGTATCTGCATTCCGATGCCGCTGGCAGCACGGTGTTCCACGTGGATCGAAATGCCGACTGTGATTTCCCCTTCGTCACAATATGGCTGGAGCGCTTTGAAACACGCCGTCTCCATCAGCCGGATCATGTCAGGAGTGGAATACACCGGAGGCAGTTCCGGATGATGCGCGGACAAAGTGTGCTTGAGTTCAACAATCTCCCGAGCCTCAGCGCGCGCACGGATTGGAATCGGAACCGCCATAGCCCTACACCACCACCCCCTGCTTGAGTTCCTGCTGTTTCGCGAATTTACAGAGGATCGGCAAGGCGATCAACCCCACCATTAGATCGTAAACCGCATGCACCATGATAGCCAGGTAAAGAGACTTAGTTGCATACACGAGCGCATGCATAAGAAGAGCCATGACGGCAGTTGTAAGAATTCCGCGCCACCCTTGGATTGCATGCGCCACCGCGAATGCGAGTACGCACAGCGACAAAGCAAGCCAGAACGAGCCGTTGTTGCCAGTCAGGAATCGCATGGCCAGGCCTCGATAGGCGCATTCCTCCGAAATCCCGGCCATCGCGGAAATTACTACCCACCACGGTATTTGTGAAGGATGATCGGGAAGAACCAGACGAGCTCGTTCCAACCACAGTGGACTCAGATTGGCCCGCACGTGGCGCAAGCGTAGGCCCATGATTGCCAAAGTGACAACAGCCAGCACGCAGAAAATCGCGCTGGGAAATGGACCCGACAGAAGCGACACTCGCTCCTCCCGCGCGGCCAAAAGCGTGACGACCAGAAACACGACCTGTCCCACAACCGCGCGGCGATGACGGAATGGATAGGGACGGGGTGCCTTCTTCCCGCGAGTCTGGATGTAGCGGAAAATTTCAAATCCGGGTATTAAAATCAACACCCAGATCATGAACTGCTGGCCAAAGAATCCCAGTTCGGTGGTTGGCATCGAAACGGGGCTCCGCAATGCGGTGAATTTGATCTAAGCTGCGACTTTCGACTGCCGCCGCGCCTCGA is a genomic window of Acidobacteriota bacterium containing:
- a CDS encoding thioesterase yields the protein MAVPIPIRARAEAREIVELKHTLSAHHPELPPVYSTPDMIRLMETACFKALQPYCDEGEITVGISIHVEHRAASGIGMQIRATAELESFDGRFYIMRVEAHDGVQEIGRGTVGRAVVHVPSFVERMKKKARGE
- a CDS encoding CPBP family intramembrane metalloprotease — protein: MPTTELGFFGQQFMIWVLILIPGFEIFRYIQTRGKKAPRPYPFRHRRAVVGQVVFLVVTLLAAREERVSLLSGPFPSAIFCVLAVVTLAIMGLRLRHVRANLSPLWLERARLVLPDHPSQIPWWVVISAMAGISEECAYRGLAMRFLTGNNGSFWLALSLCVLAFAVAHAIQGWRGILTTAVMALLMHALVYATKSLYLAIMVHAVYDLMVGLIALPILCKFAKQQELKQGVVV
- a CDS encoding isocitrate lyase/phosphoenolpyruvate mutase family protein, which codes for MSSQTEKALQFRQLHRGPRALVLANVWDVASARIIAAAGFPALATTSAGIAFSLGYPDGQKISPEEMIARIARIARAVDLPVSADIEAGYGRTPEDAARTTRALIDAGAIGMNLEDRTGDSDRSLLEIPVAVEKIKAVRVVAAEMRVPIVVNARTDVYLQGAGDPKIQYPEALRRLLAYRDAGADCVFAPGVTDPETIGRLVKDLQCPVNILAMPGSPTIPELEALGVARVSLGSGPMRATLGLLVRMAEELKASGTYSALDSGVPHAEMNKMLA